CGCCGGATCGGGCACGACGGGCGCAGTCGCGCACAAGATGGGGCGCCGATGGATCATGGTCGAACTGGGCGAGCACTGCCACACGCACATCATTCCGCGCCTCAAGAAGGTGATTGACGGCGAGGACAAGGGCGGCATTACGGAGGCCGCGGGCTGGACAGGCGGCGGGGGCTTCCGGTATTACCGCCTTGCCCCGTCGCTCCTGGAAAAGGACCAGTTCGGGAACTGGGTCATCAACCGGAAGTACAACGGGGCCATGCTGACCGAGGCGATCTGCAAGCTCGAGGGGTTCACCTACGCCCCCAGCGATACGGTCTACTGGCAGCACGGCCGCTCGACGGAAAAGGACTTCATCTACGTTACGACGCAGACCCTCACCCGCGACCAGATCCAGAAGCTCTCCGACGAGGTGGGCGAGGAACAGAGCCTGCTCGTCCTATGCGGCGCGTTCCGGGTCAAGAACCTCGATGCGTTTCCGAATCTGACGATCAAGAAAATCCCCAAGACCGTGCTGTCCCGCTGCGAATGGGGCAAAGATGACTACAGCCTGGAGATCAAGAGCCTACCCATGAGTCCGCAGATTTCGCAGATGGACGCAGATGACGAGACCGGGTCAACCCAAGGAAGGGAGAAGGCTCGTACGAAAGAGGAACGAAGAGCACAAGCCCAACCCTCGCTCTTTGATTCGCTGGAGAACAACAAATGAACAAACTTGATCTCCATAAATCTGTGCTATCTGCGAAATCTGCGGATTGCGATTCTCAAACCTATGCCATCATCGGCGCGGCGATGGAGGTGCATAAGACCCTTGGTCACGGATTCCTCGAAGCAGTTTACCAGGAGGCCCTCGCTCGCGAGTTCTCCATGCAAAGCATGCCTTTTCGGCGGGAAGCTGAGATGCCGGTTCTGTACAAAGGGGAGCGGCTGAACACGGGCTACCGGGCTGATTTCGTTTGCTTCGACGCCGTCGTCGTAGAATTGAAGGCCCTCCAAGCCATCGGTGGAATCGAGGAGGCACAAGTTATTAATTATCTGAAAGCAACGGGGCTGCAGCGTGGAATCCTCCTAAACCTTGGCACAACTAGCCTTCAATATAAACGTCTTGTCTTTAATCTGCGTGAATCTGCGCAATCTGCGGATGGCAATCCATGAACTCCACCGTGAACACCATTGCTAACCGATTGAGCCTCCGCTCGCCGCAGCGGATCTCGCTCGAAATCCTGGCGTGTATCTGCGACATCATCTCCCTGGAAAAGGGCGCGGACGTAGCCCAGGCGATCAAGGCAGTCCAGTCGGAATTCTCGACGGTCACGGATTTCGAGCGGGACTTCCCGTCCCTCTGCTTCGCCCTGGCGACTGGCGTGGGCAAGACGCGGCTTATGGGCGCGTTTATCGCCTATCTCCATAAGGCCGAGGGCATCCGCCACTTCTTCGTCCTCGCTCCCAACCTGACCATCTATAACAAGCTGATCGTGGACTTTACGCCC
This genomic stretch from Candidatus Methylomirabilis tolerans harbors:
- a CDS encoding GxxExxY protein, producing the protein MNKLDLHKSVLSAKSADCDSQTYAIIGAAMEVHKTLGHGFLEAVYQEALAREFSMQSMPFRREAEMPVLYKGERLNTGYRADFVCFDAVVVELKALQAIGGIEEAQVINYLKATGLQRGILLNLGTTSLQYKRLVFNLRESAQSADGNP